One genomic segment of Chelonia mydas isolate rCheMyd1 chromosome 1, rCheMyd1.pri.v2, whole genome shotgun sequence includes these proteins:
- the LUM gene encoding lumican, protein MHLSSLPFLLVLISGIFCQYYDVGYFPDADYPYVHSMMGPSTAVCAPECNCPETYPSAMYCDDLKLKSIPFVPSGIKYLYLRNNMIEGIEENAFDNVTDLEWLILDHNHLENSKIKGRVFSKLKNLKKLHINFNNLTEAVGPLASTMDDLQLSHNKITKVSANALEGLVNLTVLHLQNNQLKTDSVSGAMKGLKSLLYLDLSFNQLTKLPKGLPHALLMLYFNNNQITNIPDEYFQGFKVLQYLHLSHNRLTDGGIPGNVFNISSLVELDLSFNMLKSIPTVSENLENFYLQVNQINKFPLSSFCKVVGSLAYSKIKHLRLDGNNLTRADLPQEMYNCLRVAADISLE, encoded by the exons ATGCATCTAAGCTCTCTACCTTTCTTACTGGTATTGATCAGTGGCATTTTCTGCCAATACTATGATGTGGGATATTTTCCAGACGCAGATTACCCTTATGTTCATTCAATGATGGGGCCATCTACAGCGGTCTGTGCCCCAGAATGTAATTGTCCTGAAACCTATCCATCTGCAATGTATTGTGATGACCTCAAATTGAAAAGCATCCCATTTGTACCTTCTGGAATAAAATACCTTTATCTCCGAAACAATATGATTGAGGGCATTGAAGAAAATGCATTTGATAATGTAACAGACCTGGAGTGGCTGATCTTAGATCACAACCATTTGGAAAATTCAAAAATTAAGGGAAGAGTCTTCTCCAAACTGAAGAATTTAAAGAAATTGCATATCAATTTTAACAATTTGACTGAAGCTGTTGGACCACTTGCCAGTACCATGGATGACCTGCAACTTAGTCACAACAAGATCACAAAAGTCAGCGCCAATGCACTGGAAGGGCTGGTGAACCTGACTGTCCTTCACCTACAGAATAACCAGCTGAAAACAGACTCTGTTTCTGGGGCTATGAAAGGCCTGAAGTCACTTTTATATCTTGACTTGAGCTTCAATCAACTTACAAAGCTACCGAAAGGACTGCCGCATGCTTTACTCATGCTGTATTTTAACAACAACCAGATCACCAACATTCCTGATGAATACTTCCAAGGTTTTAAGGTCCTGCAATATTTACATCTGTCTCACAATCGGTTGACAGATGGTGGAATACCAGGCAACGTTTTCAATATCTCCTCCCTCGTTGAGTTGGATCTCTCCTTTAACATGCTGAAGAGCATCCCAACAGTCAGTGAGAACCTAGAAAATTTCTACCTCCAAGTCAACCAAATTAACA AGTTCCCACTGAGCAGCTTTTGTAAGGTTGTTGGATCACTAGCCTATTCCAAGATCAAACATTTGCGTTTGGATGGAAATAATCTCACTCGAGCTGACCTGCCACAGGAAATGTACAACTGTCTTCGTGTAGCTGCTGATATCTCACTGGAGTGA